The genomic DNA ATTTCGAAGGCAACTACACCCCCGCCGAGATCGATGAATTTGTCACCACCACCCAGCACCTCTACACCGTCCGCGATACCATCCTGCGGGTGAACCTGGAATACATCCGCTCCGCCGCCCAGGAAGACGCCTACCGCACCGAGCCTGCCTTCAAGCTGCAAGGCTCCTACCGGAACATGAACCGCATCGCCGAAAAGGTCCTCCCCATGATGACCCACGAGGAAGTGCGCGAGCTCGTCATTGATCACTACGAAAACGAATCCCAGACCCTCACCACCGGAGCCGAGGCCAACCTGCTCAAGTTCAAGGAAATGGAAAACATCCTCACCTCGGCCGAGGAAAACCGCTGGGCCCAGATCAAAAAGGACTTCAACAAAAATAAACTCTTAGGAGGAGCCGGAGAAAACGACCCCATCGCCCGAGTCGTCGCCCAGCTCACCCAGTTCAACGACGGCCTAGAGTCCATCCGAGACGGCATCACCGCCGCCGGCACCAACTACTCCCAACCCCAGAGCCTAGCCAAAGACACCATCAGCCAGCTAGAAAAAATCATCTCCGGCCTCAGAGCCGTGCCGGTGGAAGTAGATATTAACCTCATCGCAGATCAGCAAAGCGGAGTAGAGAACATGCAGAAGTCCTCCAAAAAACCTCCGATCACCGTGAAACCCGAGGTCCGCCAGAACGATGAAACATAAGTCCTATAGGACCTAGAAGACCTATCCCTAAGCCCCCCAAAACCCCATGAGTTCAGAAGATCCCAGTTTCCTCCCCAAAACCGGTAACTATCAGGAACTCTTCTCCTACCAAAAATCCGAGATCGTCTATGACCTCACCTTCCGTTTCTGCGAGCGTTTTCTGACTTACAAAGACCGTACCGTTGACCAAATGGTGCAAGCCGCCCGCTCCGGCAAACAGAACATCGCCGAGGGCTCCAAAGCCGCCAAAACATCCTCCGAGATGGAGCTCAAGCTCACCAACGTCGCCCGGGCCTCCCTCGAGGAACTCCTGCTCGACTACCAGGATTACCTCAGAACCAGAAACCACCACATCTGGGACAAAAACTCCAAAGAGGCTCTCTACGTGAGAGGCCTCAGCAATAAGTCGGATGAGTCCTATGAGACCTACCGAGAATTTGCCGACACCCGAGACGCAGGCGTCGTCGCCAACATCGCCCTCTGCCTCATCCACCAGGCCAACTACCTCCTCGACAAACAAATTGCCCGACTCGAAAAGGACTTCCTAGAAAAAGGCGGCCTCAAAGAACTCATGTACAAAGCCCGCGTAGAACACCGCAGAAAGCAATAGGTCGCATAGGTCCTATGATGGCTCCATAGAACTCGTACCCAAGGCAATCCTAACAGACAATTGAAGTGAAGTCACTTATCACATATTTCTATATCTGAGATCATCAGGTTGGCAAAGCTGAGTAAACCATTATAATCCCCAAACAAATGTAAAACTCGATTTCTACAAAATCTAACATCCTTCGAAAACTCCTAACAACCCTAAGAACCCGCCACTACGGCAGCATTTCTAGGCCTGCTCCCAGTAATCACCTATATTGATGAAGTCACCTTATAACTATGAATCCCCGTATACACCTGAAAAAGGTGATCTCTATGGAGAAAATGGCATCATAGATTACTATGAGAAGAATCAGATCTTTTACCGTCTCACTACGGACACAGCAAAAAGCAGAAGGATTCATGCAAAGTGCCCGCCTGAATGCATCTTCTTAATGATGGGCAAAGTATATGTGGCGGAATCACCAGAGACTATAGAAAAGAGAATCAAGGAATTATTTAAAGCAAGACAGGAAGCTCAGCAAAGTGAACTAAGGAAACAAAGGCAAAAGGAGAACAAGAGAAAACAAGATACCCTGAGATTAAAACTTAAAGCAGCAAATGCTAAAAGGGAAGCTGTGCGGGCAATTGAAAGAAAACGACTTGATGATTTGGAGGCTGAATTACGGTCGGCTGTTGAGGATATACACCGCGCCTCAAGGAGGCAAATAAACCCAATAACTATTGGCCCTCCTAGTGACGATGATCAAAAATTAGCAAGCAAATGGGCAAAACACAGCAAAAAGGACTCCACGCTCTCCAGAATGCTTTCTGCCCGGTTAGCCGAGCTGGCAGCCAAGAAATATTTCGAACTATTGGGCTTTCATGTTGATGATGTCGCAATGAGCCAACTCTCAGATGACGGCGACTGGCTTCTCTATGACCTTAAGATAGTAAATGAAGGAGGCTTGGAGTTTTATGTTGATGTTAAAAATGCGCGCATTACCGACAATCGCTCTAACTACTATACATCCCATTGCGTCCCCAAATTCAAGAAGGTGCCTAGAATTGATGCTCTAAAAAGCGAAGATCTAAATGTAACAATTGCAGGAGTTCTCTCTCCCTGGCAGAGTTATGAAGACATTCAATTACAGTCTTACGAAGTCACCTTTTTAGGTATCACTCAAAAAACTGCACTAACTCATATCATTGAGGCTTTCAAAGACGGCCCCATTCAGATGGAATTCGATGCCAATAAAATGGGACACGCCCTGTTGCCTCCGTGGGTTTTTGATTATCCGAAACTGGCATCTGTAGACCGCGACAGAATGATAGCCAGTGAGGTTGATTTACGAAGATACTCGGAAATCGCACGGTCGCCTTATTGCCTTGCCTTGAAAGTTGCAGAAGGAAAGGCTCCCGGAGCCTCGGTCGGTCTTTCTAAATTCAATCAAGTCTTCATCGAGGCTCTGGCGGAGAAAATCCGCATTAACGGACTAAGGTTGCCTATATTATTTGGAAGTATTCTTGAGCATTTTGTGGTGTGCTTGAAATCAAAGGAGAATGATGCTTTTGATGCCGGTTTTATTTCATCCTTAATATTTCACAATCGAAGAGATCAATACCAAACCCCTTTGTTTGCTCATGACCCCGCGGCATCAGTTATTGGGCTAATACATTCTCTGGAAACATTGTGGCGGCGTAGAAACTCCGAACTGCTCAGCATCAATCAGTTTAAATTGGTTAGCCTGAACATTCTAAGGGGAAAAAGAGAAAGTGCCGAGAATTCCATCTGGATTACTCTTCTGGCATATTGTGGGGGGTGGATTAAAGACGCCAAGACGCAAGAACCTGTCAGACCCTGTGGCAAAACTCCCTTGGTTCTAGGTGAAAGTGAAATATGCAGTCGAGGATATCTAGTTTGCCCTTATTGTAAATTTTGCTGCGAGTCCTGTGAAAATGAAGGTAAACGAAAAAACAGGATTACCGATGTAGACGACCTTGACGAAGCGCAAAATTGTCCCTTTTAGCTCTAAAGCATTAAGGGAGTGCAATTCATGTCTGACCCGAATGGCACTCCCTTAAGCGTGGTTTCTCTAGTTTGCCTTGTGGGCCATCTGATCAAAAACTTGCCGAAAGTGGCCAGGCATAGAAATGTATCATAGACACCTTGCACCCCTCAATTCCTCCGGTAGAACCACCGCTCATTCGGAGAAAGCAAAATAAAGGGACATTCCTTTTATAGAGAATCGAAAACTTCGCGGCTTTCGACTTCGAAACGTTTGAGCCATGCTGCGACCTTTAAGCTGAGATCTAGAAATTTTTCATTGATACTTGGTTTAACGCTCGTTTCCTGTGCGGTCGTGACAAACGCAATTGAGACGAATAGGGTGGTGCAAAGCAGTGAGGTGAAAAGGGCGGATTACTTCATATCTCATCTTATTCTAATCTCGAAGTTATCGCAGGCAACGGCGTGATCCAGTCACCGTTTGTAGTGTCCTTTTTCGAAACCGATAAACCGTGAGCCCTCATTCTTAGCGAAGTGCTATTAAAGCGGGTATCAGTGCGAGGAAGAGAGATGCGGTGATTTTGATTTTATCGAATGACGTTTTTGCCTGTGCTCTCTCTTCAAGCCCAAAGGGGATGCGGAGGGGAAGGTAAAAGATCATGAAAAGAAGTGAGCCGAGGAAAAGGTTCAGCAGGAACGCGAGCGGCTGTTCCGTTTTAAGAGATAGATTGTTGGTGATTGCACCCCACGTCACTGAGTAGGTGATGCAGGTGTAGCTAACTAAGATCAGGTCGAGT from Oceaniferula flava includes the following:
- a CDS encoding four helix bundle suffix domain-containing protein — protein: MSSEDPSFLPKTGNYQELFSYQKSEIVYDLTFRFCERFLTYKDRTVDQMVQAARSGKQNIAEGSKAAKTSSEMELKLTNVARASLEELLLDYQDYLRTRNHHIWDKNSKEALYVRGLSNKSDESYETYREFADTRDAGVVANIALCLIHQANYLLDKQIARLEKDFLEKGGLKELMYKARVEHRRKQ